The following are encoded in a window of Gemmatimonadales bacterium genomic DNA:
- a CDS encoding 2-hydroxyacyl-CoA dehydratase family protein: MITEQDIVGRGATEGAKLMRDWFARLDQAAERKETAAYVFVMGSLAEVLRAFGMHLVFPEINSLQTAVRHVAHEYLGMAEEYGYSPDVCGYVKADVAMQLQDGKHSMGRLPKPALAVATNACNTYVKWAEFWERYYKIPMVTLDIPGSRTAAGGAPPGTVAFENDRRYLEVQLRELIAECERLTGTTLDMGRLREVLDYTNRMAAAWKRILELNQRRPALFNALVDGTIYLGVLNALRGTREGAEYFERLVEEMEYKAARGLGTIQDEQYRLLFVGVPCYPIFRRFHEMFADQGGVFVASSYLWFAAGGLDLGFQYDLERPIESLAEGILVGVRHAGDAMLFHDQSLIEQVDQFEADGVVYHPVKSCRTVSTSLAGSRKALMKARDVQCLFIESDMMDRRVVSEAQLKNRIDAFFEGLGSQRLRATAATA, from the coding sequence GTGATCACGGAACAGGACATCGTCGGCCGGGGCGCCACCGAAGGCGCCAAGTTGATGCGCGACTGGTTTGCACGACTGGACCAGGCCGCCGAGCGGAAGGAAACCGCCGCCTATGTCTTCGTCATGGGCAGCCTGGCGGAGGTGCTGCGCGCCTTCGGGATGCACCTCGTCTTCCCGGAAATCAACTCGCTCCAGACTGCGGTACGGCACGTGGCGCACGAGTATCTCGGCATGGCCGAGGAGTACGGCTACTCGCCGGATGTCTGTGGCTACGTGAAGGCCGACGTGGCCATGCAGCTCCAGGACGGCAAGCACTCCATGGGGCGGCTCCCCAAGCCGGCGCTCGCCGTGGCGACCAACGCCTGCAATACCTACGTCAAGTGGGCCGAGTTCTGGGAACGCTACTACAAGATCCCCATGGTCACGCTCGACATCCCCGGCTCGCGGACCGCCGCCGGCGGTGCCCCGCCGGGAACGGTCGCCTTCGAGAACGACCGCCGCTACCTCGAAGTGCAACTCCGCGAGCTGATCGCGGAATGCGAGCGGCTCACCGGTACGACGCTGGACATGGGACGGCTGCGCGAAGTGCTCGACTACACCAACCGGATGGCGGCCGCCTGGAAGCGGATCCTCGAACTCAATCAGCGCCGCCCCGCGTTGTTCAACGCCCTGGTGGACGGCACGATCTACCTCGGCGTCCTGAACGCCCTGCGCGGCACCCGGGAGGGGGCCGAGTACTTCGAGCGCCTGGTCGAAGAGATGGAGTACAAGGCCGCGCGCGGTCTCGGCACCATCCAGGACGAGCAGTACCGCCTGCTGTTTGTCGGCGTCCCCTGCTACCCGATCTTCCGCCGCTTCCACGAGATGTTCGCGGACCAGGGCGGCGTGTTCGTGGCGTCGAGTTACCTCTGGTTTGCGGCGGGGGGCCTCGACCTCGGGTTCCAGTACGACCTGGAGCGACCGATCGAGAGCCTCGCGGAGGGGATCCTCGTGGGTGTCCGCCACGCCGGCGACGCGATGCTCTTCCACGACCAGTCGCTGATCGAGCAGGTGGACCAGTTCGAGGCCGACGGCGTGGTCTACCACCCGGTCAAGAGCTGCCGCACCGTGTCCACCAGCCTGGCCGGCAGCCGGAAGGCGCTCATGAAGGCCCGCGACGTCCAGTGCCTCTTCA
- a CDS encoding 2-hydroxyacyl-CoA dehydratase, with the protein MSATATAFDVAAVAALPLDAALAACRDLLEDPEFPTVHAWKESGGKVLGHFQVYFPEELVHAAGMLPVKVRGAPVEMRQADSHFGSYLCSIIRSSLEVCLDGRLPLDMFVTHPICDAARNLAGVWTRNLPYPSQILYLPQNVNSAASAAYLRDEYARMLGDIEAVAGRKVTDADLRRSIAVFNDNRRLLREVYAIKRETPWLLPVDQAYVLVALGAILRREEHNALLRAMIPQIRQREDKSQDKIRIVLEGGFCEQPPLDLLMVIGQSCYVVDDDLLIGLRFLVRDVDAQGDPLAALADAYINGSSYSPVQHDTRKPKEQMLLDRLHGAKAQAAILSAAKMCEPGLDEQVAYTKALDEAHIPYFITEFEEKMSGFDQMQLQLETFIESILFD; encoded by the coding sequence ATGAGCGCCACGGCCACCGCGTTCGATGTCGCCGCCGTCGCGGCGCTCCCCCTCGACGCCGCCCTCGCCGCCTGCCGGGACCTGCTGGAAGACCCCGAGTTCCCCACGGTGCACGCGTGGAAGGAGTCGGGGGGGAAGGTCCTCGGTCACTTCCAGGTGTACTTCCCGGAGGAACTGGTCCACGCCGCCGGAATGCTGCCGGTCAAGGTACGCGGCGCCCCGGTGGAGATGCGGCAGGCCGACTCCCACTTCGGCTCATATCTCTGTTCCATCATCCGGAGCTCGCTCGAGGTTTGCCTCGACGGCCGGCTGCCGCTCGACATGTTCGTGACCCACCCGATCTGCGACGCGGCGCGCAACCTGGCCGGCGTGTGGACGCGCAATCTCCCGTACCCGTCCCAGATCCTCTACCTGCCCCAGAACGTCAATTCCGCCGCGTCCGCCGCCTACCTCCGCGACGAGTACGCGCGGATGCTGGGTGACATCGAGGCGGTGGCGGGCCGAAAGGTCACCGACGCCGACCTCCGGCGCTCGATTGCCGTCTTCAACGACAATCGCCGCCTGCTCCGCGAGGTCTACGCCATCAAGCGGGAAACGCCCTGGCTCCTGCCAGTCGACCAGGCCTACGTGCTGGTGGCCTTGGGCGCCATTCTCCGCCGGGAGGAGCACAACGCCCTGCTGCGCGCGATGATCCCGCAGATCCGGCAACGGGAGGACAAGTCCCAGGACAAGATCCGCATCGTGCTGGAAGGGGGGTTCTGTGAGCAGCCCCCCCTCGATCTGCTGATGGTGATCGGCCAGTCCTGCTACGTGGTGGACGACGACCTCCTGATCGGGCTCCGCTTCCTGGTCCGGGATGTGGACGCACAGGGCGATCCCCTGGCGGCGCTGGCGGACGCCTACATCAACGGGTCCTCGTACAGCCCCGTCCAGCACGACACCCGGAAACCAAAAGAGCAGATGCTGCTCGACCGGCTGCACGGCGCCAAGGCGCAGGCGGCCATCCTGTCGGCCGCCAAGATGTGCGAGCCCGGCCTGGACGAGCAGGTCGCCTACACCAAGGCGCTGGACGAGGCGCACATCCCCTATTTCATCACCGAATTCGAAGAGAAGATGTCCGGCTTCGACCAGATGCAACTGCAGCTCGAGACCTTCATCGAAAGCATCCTGTTCGACTAG
- a CDS encoding enoyl-CoA hydratase-related protein — protein sequence MPTTANTVRYTRTGGVGRLVLDRPPVNVLDITAMEALQSAIAEAAADAGLKVLAVSGAGRAFSAGVDVADHTADRVGRMLALFHGAVRQLMALEVPVVALVHGAALGGGCELALACDMVLARDDLKLGQPEIQLAVFPPVAAALLPQLIGRQRALDLILTGRTIGAAEALRMGLVSRVLSTVEFEAGAAAALAELASRSGPALRLAKRAVLDGMDLPFAPALQRAEDLYLNELMQLADVHEGLAAFMEKRAPVWEDPA from the coding sequence ATGCCGACCACGGCGAACACCGTGCGCTATACCCGCACGGGCGGCGTCGGACGGCTGGTGCTGGACCGACCCCCGGTCAACGTGCTGGATATCACCGCCATGGAAGCGCTGCAATCGGCGATCGCCGAGGCGGCGGCCGATGCCGGGCTGAAGGTGCTGGCCGTGTCGGGAGCCGGCCGGGCCTTCTCCGCCGGTGTGGATGTGGCCGACCATACTGCCGACCGGGTGGGGCGGATGCTCGCGTTGTTTCACGGCGCGGTCAGGCAACTGATGGCACTCGAGGTGCCGGTCGTGGCGCTCGTCCACGGCGCCGCCCTCGGCGGCGGCTGTGAGCTGGCGCTGGCGTGCGACATGGTCCTGGCACGCGACGACCTCAAGCTCGGCCAGCCCGAGATCCAGCTGGCGGTCTTCCCCCCTGTGGCCGCCGCACTCCTCCCCCAATTGATCGGTCGGCAACGCGCCCTCGACCTCATCCTGACCGGCCGGACCATCGGTGCCGCCGAGGCGCTTCGCATGGGACTCGTGAGCCGTGTCCTCTCCACCGTGGAATTCGAGGCGGGCGCCGCCGCCGCCCTGGCCGAGTTGGCCTCCCGCTCCGGCCCGGCGCTTCGCCTGGCCAAGCGCGCAGTCCTGGATGGCATGGACCTCCCGTTTGCACCTGCACTCCAGCGCGCGGAAGACCTCTACCTCAACGAACTGATGCAGCTCGCGGATGTGCATGAGGGGCTCGCCGCCTTCATGGAGAAGCGAGCGCCGGTCTGGGAGGATCCAGCATGA
- a CDS encoding enoyl-CoA hydratase-related protein: protein MREFESRDAASFDFAEVGYRKADWVATVTINRPHNYNAYSTAALRELATAVQDASFDDTVGVIVITGAGTSAFCTGGDVKEYEEAYTDRPRDYWKYMGLFRAWIESLVNAGKPVIARINGMAAGGGNESQLACDLAVMAEHAWIGQVGTRVGSVAAGGATQWLPIHIGDRRAREMLLLNNRIPSDKCLEWGLVNRVVPSVTKDGTFITGATPEQVKLAQKGKDGYAIDLSKLDESVQDLVTQLLKQFPECQRYTKQQVNFWKELAWHQTIGHARDWLSTHYTSVEPWEGMRAFVEKRPADYLGLREKAANGGSSEFLWGPYASDCPACGAKGIPSGFAFCGACGGAMNSHRAPEPTLAAKR, encoded by the coding sequence ATGCGTGAATTTGAATCCCGGGACGCCGCTTCGTTCGACTTCGCCGAGGTAGGGTACCGCAAGGCGGACTGGGTGGCCACCGTCACCATCAACCGCCCCCACAATTACAACGCCTACAGCACCGCGGCGCTCCGGGAGCTTGCCACCGCCGTTCAGGATGCCTCGTTCGACGACACCGTCGGCGTCATCGTGATTACCGGCGCGGGGACGTCCGCGTTCTGCACCGGCGGCGACGTCAAGGAGTATGAGGAGGCGTACACCGATCGCCCCCGCGACTACTGGAAGTACATGGGGCTCTTCCGCGCCTGGATCGAGAGCCTCGTCAACGCGGGGAAGCCTGTCATCGCCCGGATCAACGGCATGGCGGCGGGTGGCGGCAACGAGTCACAGCTGGCCTGTGACCTCGCCGTCATGGCGGAGCATGCCTGGATCGGCCAGGTCGGCACCCGGGTCGGGAGCGTGGCCGCCGGCGGGGCCACGCAGTGGCTGCCGATCCACATCGGCGACCGGCGCGCCCGCGAGATGCTCCTGTTGAACAATCGGATTCCTTCCGACAAGTGTCTGGAGTGGGGGCTCGTCAACCGCGTGGTACCCTCGGTCACGAAGGACGGCACCTTCATCACCGGCGCGACGCCGGAGCAGGTGAAGTTGGCGCAGAAGGGCAAGGACGGGTACGCCATTGACCTCTCCAAGCTCGACGAATCGGTCCAGGACCTCGTGACACAGCTCCTCAAGCAGTTCCCGGAGTGCCAGCGGTACACCAAGCAGCAGGTCAATTTCTGGAAGGAACTGGCGTGGCACCAGACGATCGGCCACGCACGCGACTGGCTCTCCACGCACTACACCAGCGTCGAGCCGTGGGAGGGTATGCGGGCCTTCGTCGAGAAGCGGCCGGCCGACTACCTCGGCCTCCGCGAGAAGGCGGCGAATGGGGGATCGAGCGAGTTCCTCTGGGGCCCGTACGCCTCCGACTGTCCGGCGTGCGGCGCGAAAGGCATTCCGTCCGGCTTCGCCTTCTGCGGTGCATGCGGTGGCGCGATGAACAGCCACCGCGCTCCCGAACCCACGCTGGCGGCGAAGCGCTGA
- a CDS encoding PaaX family transcriptional regulator C-terminal domain-containing protein has translation MARKSIPSLRSQDLVFTLFGDYLLERERPVWTGGLITLLGDLGLSPMAVRTVLSRMTRKGWLTAERIGTRSWYGLAPKGRKLLESGRERIYHPASDAEWDGDWSVVVFSVPETRRRLRDALRVRLAWLGCGPLTSGVWISPHDVRTEVLEIAADLKLGKHVEIFRGAHLAHSTPERLVSQCWDLAGLDRRYAAFIARWSQELEHCRECGLTGARAGIHKPCTAPADCFRRRFLLVHEYRAFPLEDPYLPRPLLPDGWHGDKAARLFETYHDVLADPAEAYVASVCAEGDEIVAAA, from the coding sequence ATGGCACGTAAGTCAATCCCCAGCCTCCGCTCCCAGGACCTCGTCTTCACCCTCTTCGGCGACTATCTGCTGGAGCGGGAACGTCCGGTCTGGACGGGAGGGCTGATCACCCTCCTCGGCGACCTCGGGCTCTCCCCGATGGCGGTGCGGACCGTCCTCTCCCGGATGACCCGAAAGGGGTGGCTCACCGCCGAGCGGATCGGCACACGCAGTTGGTACGGCCTGGCCCCGAAGGGCCGAAAACTGCTCGAGTCGGGACGGGAGCGCATCTATCACCCGGCCTCGGACGCGGAGTGGGACGGCGACTGGTCGGTCGTGGTCTTCTCGGTCCCCGAGACACGCCGTCGGCTTCGGGACGCGCTCCGCGTCCGGCTGGCCTGGCTGGGCTGTGGCCCCCTCACCAGCGGGGTGTGGATTTCACCGCACGATGTGCGGACCGAAGTCCTGGAGATCGCAGCGGACCTCAAGCTGGGTAAACACGTCGAGATTTTCCGGGGCGCCCACCTGGCGCACTCCACTCCTGAACGCCTGGTGTCTCAGTGCTGGGACCTCGCCGGCCTGGATCGGCGCTATGCGGCATTCATCGCCCGGTGGAGCCAGGAACTCGAGCACTGCCGCGAGTGCGGCCTGACAGGAGCACGGGCGGGCATTCACAAGCCGTGCACCGCACCGGCGGATTGCTTCAGGCGCCGGTTCCTTCTCGTGCACGAGTACCGGGCCTTCCCGCTCGAGGACCCGTACCTCCCCCGCCCTCTCCTCCCCGATGGCTGGCACGGGGACAAGGCCGCACGGCTCTTCGAAACCTATCACGATGTGCTGGCGGACCCCGCCGAGGCCTACGTCGCCAGTGTCTGTGCCGAAGGCGACGAGATCGTCGCTGCCGCCTGA
- a CDS encoding MaoC/PaaZ C-terminal domain-containing protein, whose translation MGMYYEDFEAAGAFVTAPRRIEEADVRAFAEVSGDRNPIHLDPDAAKRAGFDGPIAHGALGLSVATGLANQLELTRDTLVALVGVSWRFRGAIYYGDIVTLHLRVASRRATGNPTRGLVTLAAELKNQRGEVVQEGEFVELIARRTGTEELS comes from the coding sequence ATGGGCATGTACTACGAGGACTTTGAGGCAGCCGGTGCGTTCGTGACTGCGCCGCGCCGCATCGAGGAAGCCGATGTGCGGGCCTTCGCCGAGGTGTCTGGAGACCGGAATCCCATTCATCTCGACCCGGACGCCGCCAAGCGGGCGGGGTTCGATGGGCCGATTGCCCATGGGGCACTGGGACTTTCCGTGGCAACGGGACTGGCGAATCAGTTGGAACTCACGCGGGACACCCTCGTCGCGCTGGTCGGCGTCTCCTGGCGATTCCGTGGGGCGATCTACTATGGGGATATCGTGACCCTGCATCTCCGGGTGGCCTCGCGGAGGGCGACGGGCAATCCGACGAGGGGACTGGTGACGCTGGCGGCCGAGTTGAAGAACCAGCGTGGTGAGGTGGTGCAGGAAGGGGAGTTTGTCGAATTGATCGCGCGACGCACCGGAACCGAGGAGTTGTCATGA
- a CDS encoding DUF1080 domain-containing protein, producing the protein MKTALAVGFVVLGTVQMLPAQTPSGWRAHDLSRPRPPLVTPGQPAEAVLPPSDAVVLFDGSGVGAWRNANGEAAGWVVRNGAMEAVPGAGYVFTRQEFGDLQLHIEWSAPTPPKDSGQGRGNSGVFLMGSYELQVLDSYQNDTYPDGQAGAAYGQYPPLVNASLPPGTWQSYDIIFHPPHFDSVGVLVAPARMTAFQNGLLIQDDVAFWGPTNWLQANPYVVSPPRGPIALQDHGNPVRYRNIWVRALPSVTPPMPAPLPVAADVPSAVLDRLPGTYANGGMVLVISKAADALRVNLPEGRWQTLIPLSPTEYAFSSTAATLTVTPAPDGTPAKLTFRMGDTVFDLTPVHDPSAHQ; encoded by the coding sequence ATGAAGACCGCCCTGGCCGTTGGATTCGTCGTCCTCGGCACCGTCCAGATGCTTCCCGCCCAGACCCCATCGGGCTGGCGTGCACACGATCTCTCCCGCCCTCGGCCGCCACTGGTGACACCAGGCCAGCCGGCGGAGGCTGTTCTGCCGCCTTCGGATGCCGTGGTGCTCTTCGACGGATCGGGAGTCGGCGCCTGGCGCAACGCCAATGGGGAGGCCGCCGGGTGGGTGGTGCGCAATGGCGCAATGGAGGCGGTGCCGGGGGCGGGATACGTGTTCACGCGACAGGAGTTCGGGGACCTCCAGCTGCACATCGAGTGGTCGGCGCCGACACCGCCGAAGGATTCGGGGCAGGGGCGGGGGAACAGCGGCGTCTTCCTGATGGGCAGCTACGAGCTGCAGGTGCTCGACTCCTATCAGAACGACACTTATCCTGACGGGCAGGCCGGCGCAGCCTATGGCCAATACCCACCCCTGGTAAACGCCTCCCTGCCGCCCGGGACCTGGCAATCATACGACATCATCTTCCACCCGCCGCATTTCGATTCGGTGGGCGTGCTCGTCGCGCCGGCCCGGATGACGGCCTTCCAGAATGGCCTCCTCATCCAGGATGATGTGGCCTTCTGGGGCCCGACCAACTGGCTGCAGGCCAACCCCTACGTCGTAAGTCCCCCGCGCGGGCCGATTGCGCTGCAGGATCACGGCAACCCGGTCCGCTACCGGAATATCTGGGTTCGGGCACTGCCCAGTGTGACACCTCCGATGCCCGCTCCACTCCCCGTTGCCGCCGACGTCCCCAGTGCAGTGCTGGACCGGCTCCCCGGCACCTATGCCAACGGCGGAATGGTGCTGGTCATCTCGAAAGCGGCCGATGCGCTCCGGGTGAATCTGCCCGAGGGCCGGTGGCAGACCCTGATCCCACTCTCTCCCACCGAGTACGCGTTCAGCAGCACGGCCGCGACGCTGACGGTGACGCCCGCCCCCGATGGCACCCCCGCCAAACTCACCTTCAGAATGGGCGATACCGTCTTCGACCTGACCCCGGTGCATGACCCATCGGCGCATCAATAG
- a CDS encoding Rieske 2Fe-2S domain-containing protein, translating into MSSHDCGRCELEGRRDFLRAAASLMLTFVALGATAETAEALTVRSGRALRVRGARVTYPIPPVDGATIDKQEQVILVRFQGMAYAFNLSCPHQNTALKWLPADQRFQCPKHKSKYEPDGTFISGRATRGMDRLAIRRDGETLVVDVDVMFEEDKDPAGWAAAKVSLG; encoded by the coding sequence GTGAGCAGCCACGATTGCGGCCGCTGTGAGCTGGAAGGGCGCCGGGATTTCCTTCGCGCTGCGGCCTCGCTGATGCTCACCTTCGTTGCCCTCGGAGCCACGGCCGAGACGGCTGAGGCGCTGACGGTGCGCAGTGGACGCGCGTTGCGGGTGCGCGGGGCCCGCGTGACGTACCCGATCCCCCCCGTCGACGGTGCCACGATCGACAAACAGGAACAGGTCATCCTGGTGCGGTTCCAGGGGATGGCGTACGCCTTCAATCTTTCCTGTCCACACCAGAACACGGCGCTGAAGTGGTTGCCGGCGGACCAGCGCTTCCAGTGTCCCAAGCACAAGTCGAAGTACGAGCCGGACGGCACCTTCATCTCGGGTCGGGCCACACGCGGCATGGACCGACTCGCGATTCGGCGGGACGGCGAGACGCTGGTGGTCGACGTGGACGTCATGTTCGAAGAAGACAAGGATCCCGCGGGATGGGCCGCGGCCAAAGTGTCCCTCGGCTGA
- a CDS encoding Rieske 2Fe-2S domain-containing protein, translated as MCDGSCGGRGLSRRAFLADTSMAAVAAVLASACGNGVFGGALGPGGVVNLSVDVNSFPPLASVGGVARVDGGSGTPVAVYHSGADAYSAYSMVCPHAGTTVSIQSNGFRCPNHGATFAKTGAWTGGQKTSNLFALTTTYDPATGMLQISGNAPGGGGGGGEDDD; from the coding sequence ATGTGTGACGGATCATGCGGCGGGCGCGGGCTCTCGCGTCGGGCCTTCCTGGCGGACACGTCGATGGCGGCGGTCGCCGCGGTCCTCGCCTCGGCATGCGGCAACGGGGTATTCGGGGGGGCGCTGGGGCCAGGTGGAGTGGTGAATCTTTCCGTTGACGTGAACAGCTTTCCCCCGCTCGCGTCTGTCGGCGGGGTGGCTCGTGTCGATGGCGGGTCCGGAACCCCGGTGGCCGTGTACCACAGCGGTGCGGATGCGTACAGCGCCTATTCGATGGTCTGTCCGCACGCCGGCACGACCGTCAGCATCCAGTCGAATGGATTCCGCTGTCCCAACCACGGGGCCACCTTCGCGAAGACGGGCGCGTGGACGGGCGGACAGAAGACCAGCAACCTCTTCGCGCTGACGACGACCTACGATCCCGCGACCGGCATGCTCCAGATTTCGGGCAATGCGCCGGGCGGCGGCGGTGGAGGGGGCGAGGACGACGACTAG
- a CDS encoding DUF983 domain-containing protein: MNRWRMFRRALRLRCPACGGGPVFLSWFRMAPSCPTCGLRFERGEEGYWVGSYMFNIVASELCFASVAVAVVVATWPSPPWALITVGGAILMLLIPFLFLPFSKVLFLAFDLCFRPPVEEDFAAPSEPAAARRA; this comes from the coding sequence GTGAACCGCTGGCGGATGTTCCGGCGTGCGCTCCGGCTCCGGTGCCCCGCCTGTGGCGGTGGGCCCGTGTTCCTGTCGTGGTTCCGGATGGCGCCGAGTTGCCCCACCTGCGGCCTGCGGTTCGAGCGGGGCGAGGAGGGTTACTGGGTCGGCTCGTACATGTTCAATATCGTTGCGTCGGAATTGTGCTTCGCCTCGGTGGCGGTGGCGGTGGTCGTCGCGACCTGGCCCTCACCGCCGTGGGCGCTGATCACCGTGGGTGGCGCCATCCTGATGCTCCTGATCCCGTTCCTGTTCCTGCCGTTCTCGAAGGTCTTGTTCCTCGCGTTCGACCTCTGCTTTCGTCCTCCGGTGGAGGAGGACTTTGCCGCCCCATCGGAGCCCGCCGCCGCCCGGCGGGCGTGA
- a CDS encoding co-chaperone GroES family protein, with protein MEFPKKQLLVVGDRVLITPEEGEERTRVGLYLPASAMEGLQVQAGLIVATGPGEPMPDFSSLDEEPWKASRREQTRHRPMQARVGDTAIFFRKAAVEITFEERKYLVVPLAAILVLVREDLPI; from the coding sequence ATGGAATTCCCCAAGAAGCAATTGCTCGTCGTCGGCGACCGGGTGCTCATCACTCCCGAGGAGGGGGAAGAGCGCACCCGGGTCGGCCTCTACCTTCCCGCGTCGGCGATGGAGGGGCTGCAGGTGCAGGCGGGGCTGATCGTGGCGACGGGCCCGGGTGAGCCGATGCCGGACTTCAGCTCGCTGGACGAAGAACCGTGGAAGGCCTCCCGGCGGGAGCAGACCAGGCATCGGCCGATGCAGGCGAGGGTCGGCGACACCGCCATCTTCTTCCGGAAGGCCGCGGTGGAGATCACCTTCGAGGAGCGGAAGTACCTGGTCGTCCCCCTTGCAGCCATCCTGGTGCTGGTGCGCGAAGATCTTCCCATCTAG
- a CDS encoding GreA/GreB family elongation factor, whose amino-acid sequence MITEMREKLGQEIEALTRELTITLPQAIAQAVEMGDLRENSEYKAALERQQLVQARLGQLHHRLNQLTQLANTETPTDRVGLGSRVTVLDLDSKETDTYMLVLAEMMDLEEGHVSFASPLGRALVDRKVGDEVELRLPRMTRRLRVTELVTAHQA is encoded by the coding sequence ATGATTACCGAAATGCGCGAGAAGCTCGGCCAGGAGATTGAAGCCCTGACCCGCGAGCTCACCATCACGCTGCCCCAGGCCATTGCCCAGGCTGTGGAGATGGGGGACTTGCGGGAGAACTCCGAGTACAAGGCGGCGCTTGAGCGGCAGCAGTTGGTGCAGGCCCGGCTCGGGCAACTGCACCACCGCCTGAATCAGTTGACCCAGCTCGCCAACACCGAGACGCCGACCGACCGGGTCGGACTCGGCTCGCGGGTCACCGTACTGGACCTCGACAGCAAGGAAACCGACACCTACATGCTGGTCCTCGCCGAGATGATGGACCTCGAGGAAGGCCATGTGTCATTTGCCTCCCCGCTCGGACGCGCACTGGTGGACCGGAAGGTGGGCGATGAGGTGGAGCTCAGGCTTCCCCGCATGACCCGGCGGCTTCGCGTCACGGAGCTGGTGACCGCGCACCAGGCGTAG
- a CDS encoding aminotransferase class V-fold PLP-dependent enzyme, with product MTTRRSFLGFLSVPFAASLTLPKFGATPPRASRPLMPADLGPLDDEAYWRALRQQFTIPPDQAFFNTATLGSSPRAVQETVIQSIQHVNRDIAEWDYKAGHENFFTGYYPELPSREKVATTLNCTGHDVALTMNATFGMNFVANGLDLKPGDEVIVTDQAHAGGRMGYDLRAKRDGIVVKVVTVPNPPESPDQLIQLYLDATTPRTRVWAIPHISSSRAIRYPVNQLCALARERDIWSVIDGAQSLGHVAIDVQAMGCDAFFASPHKWMLGPKGTGLLYVRPERQKELWTTLASGAWDDQADPMFRLMQYGTGNLSLLLGLGVAVDFHNQIGSTKIQARDFALANRLRTGLTSIPGTTFVSPTHPDLTCGTTVYGLKNKTGAQIQDYLWERGKVRVRSMGDVGVRHACHIYNSPDEVDKALALLKEMAA from the coding sequence GTGACCACTCGACGCTCCTTCCTCGGATTCCTGTCGGTCCCGTTCGCCGCCTCGCTGACGCTGCCGAAGTTCGGCGCCACTCCGCCGCGCGCGAGTCGGCCGCTCATGCCCGCCGATCTCGGCCCGCTGGACGACGAGGCGTACTGGCGGGCGCTCCGCCAGCAGTTCACCATCCCGCCGGACCAGGCGTTCTTCAATACCGCCACCCTGGGGTCGAGTCCTCGGGCGGTCCAGGAGACGGTCATCCAGAGCATCCAGCACGTCAATCGCGACATTGCGGAGTGGGACTACAAGGCGGGCCACGAGAACTTCTTCACGGGCTACTACCCGGAACTGCCCAGCCGGGAAAAAGTGGCCACCACCCTCAACTGCACCGGGCATGACGTGGCGCTGACCATGAACGCCACGTTCGGCATGAACTTCGTGGCCAACGGGCTCGACCTGAAGCCGGGTGACGAAGTCATCGTAACCGACCAGGCCCACGCCGGCGGCCGGATGGGCTACGACCTGCGCGCCAAGCGCGACGGCATCGTGGTCAAGGTGGTCACCGTCCCCAATCCCCCCGAGTCGCCCGACCAGCTGATCCAGCTCTACCTCGACGCCACGACGCCGCGCACGCGGGTCTGGGCCATCCCGCATATCTCGAGTTCGCGCGCCATCCGCTATCCCGTCAATCAGCTCTGCGCCCTGGCCAGGGAGCGCGATATCTGGAGCGTCATCGACGGTGCCCAGTCGCTGGGGCATGTCGCCATCGATGTGCAGGCCATGGGCTGTGACGCCTTCTTCGCCTCGCCCCACAAGTGGATGCTCGGCCCCAAGGGCACCGGTCTGCTCTACGTCCGGCCCGAGCGCCAGAAGGAACTCTGGACCACCCTCGCATCGGGAGCCTGGGATGACCAGGCTGACCCGATGTTCCGGCTGATGCAGTACGGCACCGGCAACCTGAGCCTCCTCCTCGGCCTCGGGGTCGCCGTCGACTTCCACAACCAGATCGGCTCAACGAAGATCCAGGCGCGCGACTTCGCCCTGGCCAACCGGCTCCGGACCGGCCTGACCAGCATCCCCGGTACGACGTTCGTCTCGCCGACGCATCCCGACCTCACCTGCGGCACGACGGTGTACGGACTCAAGAACAAGACCGGGGCCCAAATTCAGGACTATCTCTGGGAACGCGGGAAGGTGCGGGTCCGCAGCATGGGCGACGTCGGCGTGCGCCATGCCTGCCACATCTACAACTCGCCGGACGAGGTCGACAAGGCGCTGGCGCTGCTGAAGGAGATGGCGGCGTAG